A genomic segment from Pseudomonas sp. S09G 359 encodes:
- the prmC gene encoding peptide chain release factor N(5)-glutamine methyltransferase, translated as MTIIASLLRAADLPDSPTARLDVELLLAAALGKSRSYLHTWPEKIVSSEAALTFAAYLQRRRAGEPVAYILGQQGFWKLDLEVAPHTLIPRPETEMLVEAALELLPATPAKVLDLGTGSGAIALALASERPAWQVTAVDRVQEAVALAERNRQRLHLNNATVLSSHWFSALQGHTFDLIISNPPYIADNDPHLVAGDVRFEPASALVAGHDGLDDLRLIISQAPAHLSTGGWLLLEHGYDQALAVRDLLLGQGFEGVHSRLDLGGHERITLGRRPC; from the coding sequence ATGACCATCATCGCCAGCCTGCTGCGCGCCGCCGACCTGCCCGACTCGCCAACCGCGCGCCTGGATGTGGAGTTGCTGCTGGCCGCTGCCCTGGGCAAGTCGCGCAGCTACCTGCACACCTGGCCGGAAAAAATCGTCAGCAGCGAAGCCGCATTGACCTTTGCCGCCTACCTGCAACGCCGCCGCGCCGGTGAGCCGGTGGCGTACATCCTCGGCCAGCAAGGCTTCTGGAAGCTGGACCTGGAGGTCGCGCCGCATACGCTGATCCCACGCCCGGAAACCGAGATGCTGGTGGAAGCGGCACTGGAATTGTTGCCGGCCACGCCCGCCAAGGTCCTCGACCTGGGCACTGGCAGCGGCGCCATCGCCCTGGCCTTGGCCAGCGAACGCCCGGCCTGGCAGGTCACCGCCGTCGACCGGGTGCAGGAAGCCGTAGCCCTGGCCGAGCGCAATCGCCAGCGCCTGCACCTCAACAATGCCACGGTGTTGAGCAGCCATTGGTTCAGCGCGTTGCAAGGGCATACGTTCGACCTGATCATCAGCAACCCGCCGTACATCGCCGACAACGATCCGCACCTGGTGGCCGGTGATGTGCGTTTCGAGCCGGCCAGCGCGCTGGTCGCCGGCCATGATGGTTTGGACGACCTGCGGCTGATCATCAGCCAGGCCCCGGCCCATCTGAGCACCGGCGGTTGGCTGCTGCTCGAACACGGTTACGACCAGGCCCTGGCCGTACGTGACCTGTTGCTGGGCCAGGGTTTTGAGGGCGTGCACAGCCGCCTCGACCTCGGCGGCCACGAACGCATCACCCTGGGGCGCCGCCCGTGCTGA
- a CDS encoding tetratricopeptide repeat protein, with protein MNRSSALLLAFVFLSGCQAMAPVSPDGTPPVEDSTPAPEKPKVYSSFSEETVFSLLSAELAGQRNRFDIALDNYVTQAINTQDPGISERAFRIAEYLGADQAALDTSLIWARNAPDDLEAQRAAAIQLARAGRYDDSMVYMEKVLQGKGDTHFDFLALSAADTDQDTRNGLMKSFDRLLQKHPKNSQLIFGKALLLQQDDEAEAALKLLEQNPPEDGEIAPILLRARLLQNLNRGKEAIPLLEKSIKKYPEDKRLRLTYARTLVEQDRMEDAKVQFASLVQQYPDDDELRYSLALVCLEAKAWDEAKGYLEELIQRESHVDSAHLNLGRIAEERNDPQAALLEYAQVGPGNDYLPAQLRQADILMSNGRTDEAEKRLAAARDAEPDYAIQLYLIQAETLSANNQGERAWKVLQQALLQFPDDLNLLYTRAMQAEKRNDLTQMEKDLRLIIKRDPDNAMALNALGYTLSDRTTRYAEAKVLIEQAHKLNPEDPAVLDSLGWVNYRLGNLDEAERLLRQALERFPDQEVAAHLGEVLWANGKQREARQIWEKFLKEQPESPILRGTIKRLTGSETL; from the coding sequence ATGAATAGATCTTCCGCGTTGCTCCTTGCTTTTGTCTTCCTCAGCGGCTGCCAGGCCATGGCACCCGTGTCGCCGGACGGTACCCCGCCGGTAGAAGACAGCACCCCCGCCCCTGAAAAGCCCAAGGTTTATTCCTCGTTCAGCGAAGAAACGGTGTTCAGCCTGCTGAGCGCGGAGCTGGCCGGCCAACGCAATCGCTTCGATATTGCGCTGGATAACTATGTGACCCAGGCCATCAACACGCAGGACCCGGGCATTTCCGAGCGGGCGTTTCGCATTGCCGAGTACTTGGGGGCCGATCAGGCGGCGCTGGACACTTCGCTGATCTGGGCCAGAAACGCCCCGGACGACCTCGAAGCCCAACGCGCGGCGGCGATTCAACTGGCGCGGGCTGGGCGTTATGACGACTCCATGGTCTATATGGAGAAAGTCCTGCAGGGCAAGGGCGACACCCATTTCGACTTCCTCGCGCTGTCGGCCGCCGACACCGATCAGGACACCCGCAATGGCCTGATGAAGAGTTTTGACCGCCTGCTGCAAAAACATCCAAAAAACAGCCAGCTGATTTTCGGCAAGGCCTTGCTGCTGCAACAGGACGACGAAGCCGAGGCCGCGCTGAAACTGCTGGAGCAGAACCCGCCGGAAGACGGCGAAATCGCACCGATCCTGTTGCGTGCGCGCCTGCTGCAGAACCTCAACCGTGGCAAGGAAGCGATTCCGCTGCTGGAAAAAAGCATCAAGAAATACCCGGAAGACAAGCGTCTGCGCCTGACTTACGCGCGTACGCTGGTGGAGCAGGACCGCATGGAGGACGCCAAAGTGCAGTTCGCCAGTTTGGTCCAGCAATACCCGGACGACGACGAACTGCGCTATTCCCTGGCATTGGTGTGCCTGGAAGCCAAGGCCTGGGACGAGGCCAAAGGCTACCTGGAAGAGCTGATCCAGCGCGAAAGCCATGTGGATTCGGCGCACCTGAACCTCGGCCGTATTGCCGAAGAGCGTAACGACCCACAAGCCGCCCTGCTCGAATACGCCCAGGTCGGCCCTGGCAATGACTACCTGCCCGCCCAGTTGCGCCAGGCCGATATCCTGATGAGCAACGGCCGCACCGACGAGGCGGAAAAACGCCTGGCCGCCGCCCGCGATGCCGAACCGGACTACGCGATCCAGCTATACCTGATCCAGGCCGAGACGTTGTCGGCCAACAATCAGGGCGAGCGCGCCTGGAAGGTGTTGCAACAGGCCTTGCTGCAATTTCCCGACGATTTGAACTTGCTGTACACCCGCGCCATGCAGGCGGAAAAACGCAATGACCTGACGCAGATGGAAAAAGACCTGCGCCTGATCATCAAGCGTGACCCGGACAACGCCATGGCCCTCAATGCCTTGGGTTACACCTTGTCCGACCGCACTACGCGCTACGCCGAAGCCAAAGTGCTGATCGAGCAAGCGCACAAGCTCAACCCGGAAGACCCGGCCGTACTCGACAGCCTCGGCTGGGTGAATTACCGCCTGGGCAACCTCGACGAAGCCGAGCGTTTGCTGCGCCAGGCGCTGGAGCGCTTCCCTGACCAGGAGGTCGCCGCCCACCTGGGCGAAGTGCTGTGGGCCAATGGCAAGCAGCGCGAAGCCCGGCAAATCTGGGAAAAATTCCTCAAGGAACAACCCGAAAGCCCCATCCTGCGCGGCACCATCAAGCGCCTGACCGGATCCGAGACCCTTTAA
- the prfA gene encoding peptide chain release factor 1 produces the protein MKASLLNKLDVLQDRFEELTALLGDGEVISDQTKFRTYSKEYAEVEPIVATYSQWLKTQADLEGAQALLKDSDPDMREMAVEEVREAKDKLVQLEGDLQRMLLPKDPNDGRNVFLEIRAGTGGDEAAIFSGDLFRMYSRYAERRGWRVEILSENEGEHGGYKEVIARVEGDNVYGKLKFESGAHRVQRVPATESQGRIHTSACTVAVLPEPDEQEAIEINPADLRVDTYRSSGAGGQHVNKTDSAIRITHLPSGIVVECQEERSQHKNRARAMSWLSAKLNDQQTSAAANAIASERKLLVGSGDRSERIRTYNFAQGRVTDHRVNLTLYSLDEILAGGVDAVIEPLLAEYQADQLAAIGE, from the coding sequence ATGAAAGCGTCACTGCTCAATAAACTGGACGTGCTCCAGGACCGTTTCGAAGAACTGACCGCCTTGCTCGGCGATGGCGAAGTCATCTCTGATCAGACCAAGTTCCGCACCTATTCCAAGGAATACGCGGAAGTTGAGCCGATTGTGGCCACTTATAGCCAATGGCTGAAAACCCAGGCCGACCTCGAAGGCGCCCAGGCGCTGCTCAAGGACAGCGACCCGGACATGCGCGAAATGGCCGTGGAAGAAGTGCGCGAAGCCAAGGACAAGCTCGTCCAGCTGGAAGGCGACCTGCAACGCATGCTGCTGCCCAAGGACCCCAACGACGGGCGCAACGTGTTCCTCGAAATCCGCGCCGGCACCGGTGGCGATGAGGCGGCGATTTTCTCCGGCGACCTGTTCCGCATGTATTCGCGTTACGCCGAGCGCCGCGGCTGGCGTGTGGAGATCCTTTCCGAGAACGAGGGTGAGCACGGCGGCTATAAAGAAGTCATCGCGCGGGTCGAAGGCGATAACGTCTACGGCAAGCTCAAGTTCGAATCCGGCGCGCACCGCGTGCAACGGGTGCCGGCGACCGAATCCCAAGGCCGTATCCACACCTCGGCGTGCACCGTGGCGGTGTTGCCCGAGCCGGACGAGCAGGAAGCCATCGAGATCAACCCGGCGGATCTGCGGGTCGACACCTACCGCTCGTCGGGCGCCGGTGGCCAGCACGTCAACAAGACTGATTCGGCGATCCGTATCACCCACTTGCCCTCGGGCATCGTGGTCGAGTGCCAGGAAGAACGTTCGCAGCACAAGAACCGCGCGCGGGCCATGTCCTGGTTGTCCGCCAAGCTCAATGACCAGCAGACCAGCGCCGCCGCCAACGCGATTGCCAGCGAGCGTAAATTGCTGGTGGGCTCGGGCGACCGTTCCGAGCGGATCCGTACCTACAACTTTGCCCAGGGCCGGGTCACCGACCACCGGGTCAACCTCACCCTCTATTCCCTCGACGAGATTCTCGCCGGCGGCGTGGATGCGGTGATCGAGCCGTTGCTTGCCGAATACCAGGCCGATCAACTCGCGGCGATAGGTGAATAA
- the hemA gene encoding glutamyl-tRNA reductase: MAFLALGINHKTATVDVRERVAFTPEQLVEALQQLCRLTDSREAAILSTCNRSELYIEQEHLSADVVLRWLADYHHLSLEDLRACAYVHEDDAAVRHMMRVAAGLDSLVLGEPQILGQMKSAYAVAREAGTVGPLLGRLFQATFNSAKQVRTDTAIGENPVSVAFAAVSLAKQIFSDLQRSQALLIGAGETITLVARHLHDLGVKRIVVANRTLERASILAEQFGAHAVLLSDIPAELVRSDIVISSTASQLPILGKGAVESALKLRKHKPIFMVDIAVPRDIEPEVGELDDVYLYSVDDLHEVVAENLKSRQGAAQAAEEMVSTGAEDFMVRLRELAAVDVLKAYRQQGERLRDEELLKAQRLLANGSSAEEVLMQLARGLTNKLLHAPSVQLKKLTAEGRLDALAMAQELFALGEGASDSSSDKKPQ; encoded by the coding sequence ATGGCCTTCCTCGCACTCGGTATTAACCACAAGACTGCAACCGTAGACGTGCGCGAGCGCGTGGCGTTTACGCCAGAGCAGTTGGTTGAGGCCTTGCAGCAGCTCTGCCGGCTCACCGACAGCCGCGAAGCTGCGATCCTTTCGACCTGCAATCGCAGCGAGCTTTATATAGAGCAGGAACATCTTTCAGCGGATGTGGTACTGCGCTGGCTGGCCGATTACCACCATTTGAGCCTGGAGGACCTGCGCGCCTGTGCTTATGTGCACGAAGACGATGCGGCAGTTCGTCACATGATGCGTGTGGCTGCCGGGCTCGACTCGCTGGTGTTGGGCGAACCGCAGATCCTCGGCCAGATGAAATCCGCCTATGCCGTGGCCCGCGAGGCCGGCACCGTCGGCCCGCTGCTGGGGCGGCTGTTCCAGGCCACCTTCAATTCCGCCAAGCAGGTACGCACCGACACTGCCATCGGTGAAAACCCGGTGTCCGTGGCGTTTGCTGCCGTCAGCCTGGCCAAACAGATTTTCAGTGACTTGCAGCGCAGCCAGGCCCTGCTGATCGGCGCTGGCGAAACCATCACCCTGGTTGCCCGCCACCTGCATGACCTGGGCGTGAAGCGCATCGTGGTCGCCAACCGCACCCTGGAGCGCGCCAGCATCCTGGCCGAGCAGTTCGGCGCCCATGCGGTGCTGCTGTCGGATATCCCGGCCGAATTGGTGCGCAGCGATATCGTCATCAGTTCTACCGCCAGCCAGTTGCCGATCCTCGGCAAGGGCGCGGTAGAAAGCGCGCTGAAGCTGCGCAAGCACAAACCGATTTTCATGGTAGATATCGCCGTTCCCCGGGATATCGAGCCTGAAGTCGGCGAGTTGGACGACGTTTACCTCTACAGCGTCGACGACCTGCATGAAGTGGTCGCCGAAAACCTCAAGAGCCGCCAGGGTGCTGCCCAGGCCGCCGAAGAGATGGTCAGCACCGGCGCCGAAGATTTCATGGTGCGCCTGCGTGAACTGGCGGCGGTGGACGTGCTCAAGGCGTATCGTCAGCAGGGCGAACGCCTGCGCGATGAGGAACTGCTCAAGGCCCAGCGCCTGCTCGCCAATGGCAGCAGCGCGGAAGAAGTGCTGATGCAACTGGCCCGTGGCCTTACCAACAAATTGCTGCATGCGCCCAGCGTACAATTAAAAAAGCTTACCGCCGAAGGCCGCCTCGATGCGCTGGCCATGGCCCAGGAACTCTTTGCCCTCGGTGAGGGCGCGTCAGATAGCTCTTCGGATAAAAAACCGCAATGA
- a CDS encoding molybdopterin-synthase adenylyltransferase MoeB, with protein MLTDQELLRYSRQILLQHVDIEGQLRLKNSRALIIGLGGLGAPVALYLAAAGVGELHVADFDSVDLTNLQRQIIHDTDSVGQTKVDSALRRLSAINPEISLIAHRAALDADSLAAAVAAVDVVLDCSDNFSTREAVNAACVAAAKPLVSGAAIRLEGQLSVFDPRRADSPCYHCLYGHGSDAELTCSEAGVLGPLVGLVGSLQALEALKLLAGFGEPLVGRLLLIDALTTRFRELRVKRDPGCAVCGTQHG; from the coding sequence GTGCTGACCGATCAGGAGTTGTTGCGCTATAGCCGACAGATTCTGTTGCAGCATGTCGACATCGAAGGCCAGTTGCGCCTGAAAAACAGCCGTGCGCTGATTATCGGCCTCGGTGGCCTGGGCGCGCCGGTGGCGTTGTACCTGGCGGCCGCCGGTGTCGGCGAGTTGCATGTGGCGGACTTCGACAGCGTCGACCTGACCAACCTGCAACGCCAGATTATCCATGACACCGACAGCGTCGGGCAGACCAAGGTCGATTCGGCGTTGCGCCGCCTGAGTGCGATCAACCCTGAAATCAGCCTGATCGCCCACCGCGCCGCGCTGGATGCCGATTCCCTGGCGGCGGCTGTGGCGGCGGTGGACGTAGTGCTCGATTGCAGCGACAACTTCTCCACCCGTGAAGCGGTCAACGCCGCCTGCGTCGCGGCAGCCAAGCCGTTGGTCAGCGGCGCAGCGATTCGCCTTGAAGGGCAGTTGTCGGTATTCGACCCGCGCCGCGCCGACAGCCCGTGCTACCACTGTTTATATGGGCACGGCAGCGATGCCGAACTCACCTGCAGCGAAGCCGGCGTACTCGGCCCGTTGGTGGGGCTGGTCGGCAGCCTGCAAGCGCTGGAAGCCCTGAAGTTGCTGGCCGGCTTTGGCGAACCGCTGGTGGGCCGCTTGCTGTTGATCGATGCGCTGACCACGCGATTTCGCGAGTTGCGCGTCAAGCGCGACCCGGGCTGCGCGGTCTGTGGGACACAACATGGTTAA